Sequence from the Macaca thibetana thibetana isolate TM-01 chromosome 20, ASM2454274v1, whole genome shotgun sequence genome:
ACACGACCAGCACCTCCCAATTCCGACAGCCACAACTTCTCAGCCCTTGCGTGAGGCCTGTGGCCCCCACTGGGCAGCACAGGTGGATCTGAAGGCCCCTGTCAGGGTCTCTGCTGGTCTCCAGCCAGCATACAGGGGCTGAGCGACATTGACAGCCCAAAACTGTCCAGCACTCGATGTCGTCCCAGTCCTCACATACCACGTGAGCACAGCAGGATGGGTGTGACCCCTCCCCCAGTGGAGGCGGCTGAGGCTCAAGAATGGAAGTGACCCCCCAGCTTGGAGCCAGTagggtttgaacccaggtgtGTCTGGGGTCCTGCACGGTGACCCGTGCCCCAGGCAGACTCATTACTGAGTCTCCAGGTGGCTCCCACAAGGAGTTAGGGAAGGAGGCCTCCAGGCCGGCTCTGTGACCCCTGACCCCGCACCTGCCCACCAGGGGACATCCCAGCCTTTCAGTTCTTCAGACCTCAGGGACACCTGACCTTTGCTCAGCGTTCTCCAGGGGACAAAGGCAGCCCTCAGGTAAGACTGGAGCCCAGCGGGGGGGGACCCGGAGGCCCGAGACGGCGGGAGTGATTCCCAGGGCGACGCAGCTCTCAGGCAGGGCGGCAGGAgcagccccttcctcccttcGAGGCGGCCACGCTGCGCGCCCACCTTCCCAAGAGCAGAGGGCGGGAAAGGTCAGACGGGGGAGGCAGGGCCGGGCAGTACCGCGGTCACCCACCTGCGAGGGAGGACGCTGTCCCGGTCACGCAGCACAGTGGCAGCGCGGCTGGTGACCGGTGGCCGCCGAGACCCCACACCTGGACACCGCGGCCACTCCCCGCGgggcctccccctccccccacggAGAtatccccctccccctccccccacggGGAtatccccttcccttcctcctccccgcGCGGGGCCTCCCCCGACCTCTCCCCCCACCAcgcccgcccctcccctcccctcctgcctcccccgcccctcccctccccccgcgACCCCGGCCCCCCGGCCCTGCCCCGTCCCACCGCCCGCACTCACGTCGTCCATGAGCAGAAGCAGGATATTGGGGGGCTGCGGGGCGCCCGAGGCCCCCATCCCCGCGGCGCTCAGCACCAGCAACAGCCGCCACCACCTCGTCGCCGCGACAACCGCCGCCATGGCAACCACCGGAGCCGCGGAGCCGGAGCCAGCGAGCCGACCCAGCAGCGAGCGTCCGCCGGCCCTTCCGGCTGGGCTGCGGGGCGGGGCCTGGACGGCCTCGTGACCAGTGGGGCGGGGCCAGAGTCCGCGGCGGGACGGAGGCGGGGCCTGGACGGCCTCGCGACCAGTGGGGCGGGGCCAGAGCCAACTGCGAGACGGGCGGGGCGGAGCTTGCGGGGCTGCGTGACCAGCGGCGGGTCACGTGATGCGACGCCAGCGCCGGGCCTCCCAAGATGGCGGTGTGCATCGCTGTGATCGCCAAGGAGGTGCGTACGTGCTGCGCGGGGCGTCCGGGCCCGCACCATCCTCGCTTCTCCGCTCTGTCTTTCTTCCCTGGGCCTAGAAGGCGCCTTAGGAAATGGGACCTGGAGGAGGCCTTCGCCGAGCTCCAGGGGTCAGGGGCTTCGCGGTGGACGAGCCACCCGGCAGACCTTGAGCTCCCCAGCTCCGCGCTTGCCCGTCCCGCTGCTGAACGCACCCCTCGGCGCCCCAGGTCTCCTCCCCGCCAGGACCCACCAGAAGCCTAGGTGGTCCGGGGCACTGCCTCCTTCCTCAGTAGGTTCTGCCGGTTCTCCCATCCAGCGCTGGCTCCCCGCGTACGGCCCTTCTGCCAGTCTCCCAGGAGCCGAGTTAAAAACCAATCGGATCCTGTCACGCCTCTGCCTGAGACCTCTGCAGTGGCTTCTGGTTGCCTTAGGATGCTGTCTGAATAACCTGGTCTGGTATCCTTTCCCCCCATAACCCTTGGCACCCTCCGCTCCAACCAACCAATTTTGCAGCTCCCTGGACATGCTTTGCCCTCtcacctctgggcctttgcacccGGAACAcctctccccagctcccaccCTCTTTACTGGCCCACGTACATTTCttctggaaagcattttctgaagGCTGAGACTGAGCTGGGTGGCTGTCCACACTGTGCTTCTGCTGCATGGAGCCTTCATTTCCTAGCCAGGGTCTGCCCTGAGACCACTCTGGAGGCCGCTCCCTGCTGCGCAGTGGCTGCTGCTAAGCTTCTCATGGGCTTCCCTCCTGGCCACAGATGATCATTTGCTTGTTTGTGGCTTTATTGATTAGGTATCATATAGCCCCATGAGAGTAGCTAAGACTCTTGTTCACTGTATTTCTGCAGGACCCAGTGCTGAATTTACAGAGTAAATGGTGGTGTGTGAAAGCCCAAGAAAGCAGCTGTTAATTCTGGGCTTACAATGGTCAGGAATGAGAAATGAAAGGAATTTGAGCTGAGTCTTGAACGGTTTAGTAAAAGGGTCAGTGTCAAGGTGAAGAAAAGCCAGTATTTAGGGTGCTGTATTTGGGTGACCCATGCAGAGCTAGAGGTGGGCTGAGGCAGAGTGGCCTCCAGGAGAAGGTGAGAGGCCTGCCCGGGTTCCAGGCTTGATGGTCAGGCTGTGCTGAGGCCCATTTTTCTGAGTTGTCTTTTCTGGCCGCCCTACTGCTGCTGCTTTGCAAACAACACATAAATCTTCTTAGGTTAGATGGGATTCCCTGAAGGCAGTGCCCACTGCGGCCTGGAGAATGAAGCGGTGGGCCTTAGAGAATGGGAATGCATTCCCCGGATGGCTGAAGGTCACGGCTCTGCAGCATAGTTCAGAGCTGGTGTGCGCTGGGTGGAGTCTTGTCCTTTCAGTCGCCGTCATCCTTTCTTGCAGAATTACCCCCTCTACATTCGCAGCACCCCCACGGAGAACGAGCTGAAGTTCCACTACATGGTGCACACATCTCTGGACGTGGTGGATGAGAAGATCTCCGCAATGGGGAAGGCCCTGGTTGACCAGAGGGAGCTGTACCTGGGCCTGCTCTACCCCACGGAGGACTACAAGGTGTATCTTTCAGGGCAGGGTGTGTGTCAGGGAGTACCTACAATTGCCGGGTATACTTTAGGATCAGATAGCTTGAAACctttgagaagaaagaaaaagaggtgagAGTTTTTGGCCAGCCAGGGAATTAGGGACGCCTGAGGTGAATGAAGGCCTCtaactcttctctctctttcactggAAGAATCATTTGGGAAAAGCAAGGCTAGAATGCCCTGTAGGATGTTTTGCTTTGCACGTGTCTGTTGTCTGGTTTGCAGAGGAACTGGGACACTTCTGCTTTGTACCTGCAAGGATTTCTTGCTGTGCTTTTCAGGGGGAGCCACCACCTTTGAACAGGGGATAAcggtttcatttattttgttaggCCTTGCCTCGTACGTCACTAGACACTCTCGTCTAGTCCCTTGggacaaatcacttgaggccatggaGTTCAAAGGCCTTCCCAAAAGCGGTAATGTAGCTTGTCCATGGTGACATTTGCTGGTAGCcactattttacaaaataatgtgGCCTCTAGAGAGGGGATCTGCCTTGTTCACGAAGCCTCTGCTTTTGCAGTTAACTTTCTGGGCCAGGCATTGATTCCTAAAGAGGATGAGGTGATCCAGACAGACAGACTCAGAGTCTAGGCGATTCGGCTCTTGGAGTGTGAACTGGCTAAGGCTTGGCTGCCTGCCCCTTGCTTCTCCCGCAAACACCAGACATTGCCCTAGCGAAGTATTTAGGCTCGCACCCAGCATGGTCACTGCAGgaccagcccagcctgggcattTCCTGTGATTCAAGGTTGCCACATTTCTCCAAAGGGAGGGCCCGCAGAGGGTCCTCCGCCGGCAGTCCCTGTGTTGCGAGTGCCTTCCCTAACCACCTGTGCAGGTACGGCTACGTCACCAATTCCAAGGTGAAGTTTGTCATGGTGGTGGATTCCTCCAACACGGCCCTTCGAGACAACGAAATTCGCAGCGTAAGTCGGGGTTAGAAGGCCATGCCCGagtgggtgttttgtttttcctttttgacttTGTTTTGAAATGCTGAGAAACCAAAAATCTGGCACTGGCTGTGTGTACCTGGCAATGTCACAGTTTGCTGGGTCTTTTTCAGATGTTCCGGAAGCTACACAACTCCTACACAGACGTGATGTGCAACCCCTTCTACAACCCGGGGGACCGCATCCAGTCCAGGTGGGCCCTACTTCCTGTGTCCGCATCCAGTCCAGGTGGGCTCTACTCCCGTGTCCGCATCCAGTCCAGGTGGGCCCTACTCCCGTGTCCGATCCAGTCCAGGTGGGCCCTACTTCCTGTGTCCAATCCAGTCCAGGTGGGCCCTACTTCCTGTGTCCACATCCAGTCCAGGTGGGCCCTACTTCCTGTGTCCGATCCAGTCCAGGTGGGCCCTACTTCCTGTGTCCGATCCAGTCCAGGTGGGCCCTACTTCCTGTGTCTGATCCAGTCCAGGTGGGCCCTACTTCCTGTGTCCGATCCAGTCCAGGTGGGCCCTACTCCTGTGTCCGATCCAGTCCAGGTGAGCCCTACTTCCTGTGTCCAATCCAGTCCAGGTGGGCCCTACTCCCTGTGTCCGATCCAGTCCAGGTGGGCCCTGCTTTCTGTGTcttgcttccttctctctgtaGGACCTGCCTTGCCATTTTGATTGCCAAAATGCAACCATTTGGAAAACAAGGGAGGAAAGGTCTTTTTAAGCTATGAGCACCATCCCCCTAAAACCCCTAGGGCAGAGGTTTTAAAGCCACAAAACCCTGTTTCTCCACACCAACTCTTACACAGATCTCCGGCGCGTAAAGTGGATGGAGTGTGTGTGGTGCGGGGAGCGGAGCTTGCCTGTTTGGCTTCCCAGGTGTGCCCAGTGGGTACCTGGGGCACCTGCAGGACTCAGGGCCAAGCACATGGGCAGTGGCTTTCAGGGATCACACATTCTCCTGTCACTACCTGATCTTTTATGTTGAATTTGGACAGTCAGGAACCTGGTTTGCAGGCATCTTCTGAATGGCCCAGAAAGTAAACAGACTTAACTTTTGAATGGCATGAGGGAAATGTGGGGTCCACGCCTACACTCCAGACTTGCTTCCAGCGAGTCCCCAGTTCCAAGACATAATTTCTTGTGGTTGGCAGGCAGGAGGACGCTGCAGTGACCCCAGCCAGGCCCTTCCCTCCACCAGGACTCTGTCTTGGGGCCATCCTGGGTCCCAGATGGGAGCAGGCAGGCGAACGTCCATGCagtcctgcctcctgggcttcaCAGGCCTGTCCTTGCCACACCACTATCCTGCCTGCCCATGCTGCTTCCTCCTCCACCCCTTCCTGGGGCCTTGGGAGACTGCACAGGGAACTTGGAGGCAGCAGATGGGTTCTCAGTGCCTGGTGGGGCGGGACTCCTGTCCTCGCCTCTCAGCTGAGTTCACATTTCTGGACCCTGGAGAAGGCCCTGAGCGTCCTGTGGATGGAGCCCTGCTGCCCTGCCTGTCTCCGTGAACAGACAGGTGGAGGGCCTGGCTTTCCTCTGAGTGGGTCTGTTTCTCTTAGCAGGGCCTTTGATAACATGGTGACGTCCATGATGATACAGGTGTGCTGAATGAGCTGTGCTGCCGGCCATCGCAGAGGATCCCACGCGTGACCGTGGTGGCCGTCAGTCTGTTCTCGTCGCCTCTTCCTGAGTGGGACGCCCGGGGCTTTCAGGGCAGGCAGCTGTGCATGTTCTCTCAACTAAAGGTCTTGTGAGATGAGATTTGGCTTTTTCCTTCTGTGTCAGCCAAGGATTTAACTAAGAAGAATTCAACTAAGGACTTTCAGTGGTGTGGGCAGAGGTTTGGGATTAGATGGTGCAGGAAGCCTGTCCTCAGTTGTCCcgaaggcagaggcaggggcgCCTGGAGCCAAGAGTTCCTGAGCCTGCAGGACCTGTGACCATGTGGGTCGCCCATTGGCTGAACAGGTGGACTGGTCTGGAGGGGGCGGCTTCCTGAGCTCAGAGCCAGCCTAGGATCTAGGGGCAAAAGGGGAGCCAGCGTGCCTTCCCACAGGGGAGGGCCCTCCTCTTTCTGGACTTGGCCTCCATTCTTTGCATCTGGCCCAACGTCTAGACTCAGCCTGGCCTGAAAAGAACGCTTGTGAAACCTGGGAAGCCTCGTGGCCCCGTGGCGTTGGCTCAGCTGCAGCCCTCATCCTAAGCCCTGGAGCGCAGACTTGAGGCGCCCCTTCCTGCCTGTTTGTGCTGAGGGGGTTCGGTGCCGTGTCGCTTGATGACATGACTGACTACCGCCCAGGGCAGCCGCCGAGCCCTTAGTGGTGTCAGTGCCGCTGGCAACCTTGGGGTCCAGCAGTCGAGGCTCAGCCAGCTGAGGAGACCCCCCCGCAGAGCTGGTTCCAGCACTGGTCCAGGACTGGAGAGTTTCTCAAGGACCTTGAAGACCCCAGGAGCCCCTGCAGCAGGAAAGGCTGTAAGGGGGTCAGCCTGGggcagacacagggaggggaacttTCTCGATACATATTTGCCTTTTCATCCCATCCAGCAAGCACAgtgttaattttataaattatagaagAAGAAATGAGCAAGGAGTGTGTGTGAAAACCGCAGGCTTCCCTCGCTCAGGGTGAATTGGAAGTCCTGGCGTGGGCTGAGGCACACCGGGCAGCTGGTCTGAGTGCGTGTGGGCCACAGGCCACCCTCACAGGGTTAAATCTTTAACAAGAGCCTCATGTTTGTTAGAAAGTGGGACCCCAGCCCAAGCACCTAGCACCTCCCCACTGCAGCCCAGTGTGAAATCTTTGCCGTTTAGTGGGGATCGCTCCTGCCTGAGTCCTGGCTGTGGTGGGGACTCGGGAAGTTGCTAACCCAGCAtccattctccttcctccctaCTAACAGAACTCTAGTGCCTCTGCACAGCTCTGACAGTGGGCAGATGAGAACCATGTCCTGGCCTCCCTCGCAGCCTGGGGTGTGCAGCTGTGGCATGGAGGTGGTGGTGCTAGGACAGACTTGCAGGGAAGCTCCTGTGAAGGGGGCTCAGCTGCCACGTGCAGGgcccttcccctttgccttcttcctgcctggaacATGGATGTGATGGCTGGTGCTGGCACAGCTGTCCTGAGAGCATGAGGAAAGAGTCACACCCTGAGGACAGTGGAGCTGATGCACAACGCAGGAAGGAGGACCTGGGCCTTTGCTGACACAGAACGTGGGAAGGACCTGGGCCTTTGCTGACACAGAACGTGGGAAGGACCTGGGCCTTTGCTGACACAGAACGTGGGAAGGACCTGGGCCTTTGCTGACACAGAACGTGGGAAGGACCTGGGCCTTTGCTGACACAGAACGTGGGAAGGACCTGGGCCTTTGCTGACACAGAACGCGGGAAGGACCTGGGCCTTTGCTGACACAGAACGCGGGAAGGACCCTAGGCCTTTGCTGACGTACCAGCCCCGGACTACTTCATTTCagctttttttaaatgtgagaaaataaacgcACCCCTCTCTGGTTTAAATCACTGCTATTTGGGTTTTCTGTTAGGCGTAGCCAGACCCACCTGTAAGAACTTTTTACATTAGGGAGTTTTCACAAGCATTGTAAGGCACCATCCCCATTTTAAGTCCAAGGAAACAAGTCATGTGCTCACCTCTGATCTGACAGCAGAACTGTCACGTGGTAGGTTCGTGCTGTCTCCACCCTGGGGTTGGCCTCATGGAGGGCCACAGCCCTGCCCACTCCTTCCTCGACCCCAGGCGACTTCTGCTGGACGCCACGTGGGGCAGCCCCTCCTCCCCGTCAGGCCGCGACGATACTCTGCCTCTTTCCTTCTGCCGCAGACGGGGGACGATGAGCCTGTTCTTGTTAGTTGCCCACCCGAGCCAGCCAGAGCATCCGCCGCCTCCATGCAGCTGCAAAGGCCTCTGCAGGTCACGGCCCAGGGTCTCATCACCTGGAAGGGCCATGCTGAGGGGTTCCCAGGTCTTCCTCCGCCTTAGTCTGTTCAGGTGTCAAGTCCACAAGAAAGGAGGGACTCCCCAGGCTCACTCCGCTGTCTCCTTGCAGTGGCCACACAGAAGGCTGAAGATGGACAGGAACTAACCTGCGACATGGGCTAGAACAGTCAGGGACCTGACACACCCATGGGCGTGATACCTGCGTCAAGGCCAGCAGCGAACCCTCGCTGAGGGCCAGACCCTGGCTCTGGGTACTGAGCAGTCAGGGGCTGCCATCTGCAAAGTGCTGTGCTTGCCTCAGGCCCCTCCTGCAGCCCCCAGCTGTGAGCGGTGCGCACCAGGCCCCGCCCTGGGCAGCTTGACCTCCCTTCTGGGCTAGGCCTGGCTCTCACTCTGATGCTGGGACAGCCCCCTCAAGCCCACCCTGAAGCCAGACTCGCTGGCAAACCAGCAGAGGCCTGGGCAGAGCAGCTCACAGACCACAGAACCCGGGTCCCCAGAGTGGACCTCAGGCAAGATCAGGACAGATCTTAGAGGGCCATGGTGGCTCCTTGGTCGGGTATCCCGATAATTAGGTCAGAGAGCTCAGTCTCCAGGCCTCCACCGTAACAGAGCACCGCATGGAGGGGCTTCAAACCCTGGGAATGTATTTCCGCCCCATGTCGGAGGCAGAAGTCCAAAGGCTGGGTGTGGCTGTGGCTGGCTCCTGGAGGCTCTGGGGTGGGTCTGCTCCAGCCTCTGCAGCCACTACCGGCCCCTGTCATCCTCCGCATTACGGAGCGTCTCTTGGTCTCTgtaaccagtgtgtgtttgggtttagggccacaggtaaccagtgtgtgtttgggtttagggccacaggtaaccagtgtgtgtttgggtttagggccacaggtaaccagtgtgtgtttgggtttagggccacaggtaaccagtgtgtgtttgggtttagggccacaggtaaccagtgtgtgtttgggtttagggccacaggtaaccagtgtgtgtttgggtttagggccacaggtaaccagtgtgtgtttgggtttagggccacaggtaaccagtgtgtgtttgggtttagggccacaggtaaccagtgtgtgtttgggtttagggccacaggtaaccagtgtgtgtttgggtttagggccacaggtaaccagtgtgtgtttgggtttagggccacaggtaaccagtgtgtgtttgggtttagggccacaggtaaccagtgtgtgtttgggtttagggccacaggtaaccagtgtgtgtttgggtttagggccacaggtaaccagtgtgtgtttgggtttagggccacaggtaaccagtgtgtgtttgggtttagggccacaggtaaccagtgtgtgtttgggtttagggccacaggtaaccagtgtgtgtttgggtttagggccacaggtaaccagtgtgtgtttgggtttagggccacaggtaaccagtgtgtgtttgggtttagggccacaggtaaccagtgtgtgtttgggtttagggccacaggtaaccagtgtgtgtttgggtttagggccacaggtaaccagtgtgtgtttgggtttagggccacaggtaaccagtgtgtgtttgggtttagggccacaggtaaccagtgtgtgtttgggtttagggccacaggtaaccagtgtgtgtttgggtttagggccacaggtaaccagtgtgtgtttgggtttagggccacaggtaaccagtgtgtgtttgggtttagggccacaggtaaccagtgtgtgtttgggtttagggccacaggtaaccagtgtgtgtttgggtttagggccacaggtaaccagtgtgtgtttgggtttagggccacaggtaaccagtgtgtgtttgggtttagggccacaggtaaccagtgtgtgtttgggtttagggccacaggtaaccagtgtgtgtttgggtttagggccacaggtaaccagtgtgtgtttgggtttagggccacaggtaaccagtgtgtgttttgggtttagggccacaggtaaccagtgtgtgtttgggtttagggccacaggtaaccagtgtgtgtttgggtttagggccacaggtaaccagtgtgtgtttgggtttagggccacaggtaaccagtgtgtgtttgggtttagggccacaggtaaccagtgtgtgtttgggtttagggccacaggtaaccagtgtgtgtttgggtttagggccacaggtaaccagtgtgtgtttgggtttagggccacaggtaaccagtgtgtggttgggtttagggccacaggtaaccagtgtgtggttgggtttagggccacaggtaaccagtgtgtggttgggtttagggccacaggtaaccagtgtgtggttgggtttagggccacaggtaaccagtgtgtgtttgggtttagggccacaggtaaccagtgtgtgttttgggtttagggccacaggtaaccagtgtgtggttgggtttagggccacaggtaaccagtgtgtggttgggtttagggccacaggtaaccagtgtgtgtttgggtttagggccacaggtaaccagtgtgtggttgggtttagggccacaggtaaccagtgtgtgtttgggtttagggccacaggtaaccagtgtgtgtttgggtttagggccacaggtaaccagtgtgtgtttgggtttagggccacaggtaaccagtgtgtgtttgggtttagggccacaggtaaccagtgtgtgtttgggtttagggccacaggtaaccagtgtgtgtttgggtttagggccacaggtaaccagtgtgtgtttgggtttagggccacaggtaaccagtgtgtgtttgggtttagggccacaggtaaccagtgtgtgtttgggtttagggccacaggtaaccagtgtgtgtttgggtttagggccacaggtaaccagtgtgtgtttgggtttagggccacaggtaaccagtgtgtgtttgggtttagggccacaggtaaccagtgtgtgtttgggtttagggccacaggtaaccagtgtgtgtttgggtttagggccacaggtaaccagtgtgtgtttgggtttagggccacaggtaaccagtgtgtgtttgggtttagggccacaggtaaccagtgtgtgtttgggtttagggccacaggtaaccagtgtgtgtttgggtttagggccacaggtaaccagtgtgtgtttgggtttagggccacaggtaaccagtgtgtgtttggctttagggccacaggtaaccagtgtgtgtttggctttagggccacaggtaaccagtgtgtgtttgggtttagggccacaggtaaccagtgtgtgtttgggtttagggccacaggtaacgAGTGTGTGTTTGGctttagggccacaggtaaccagtgtgtgtttgggtttagggccacaggtaaccagtgtgtgtttgggtttagggccacaggtaaccagtgtgtgtttgggtttagggccacaggtaaccagtgtgtgtttgggtttagggccacaggtaaccagtgtgtgtttgggtttagggccacaggtaaccagtgtgtgtttgggtttagggccacaggtaaccagtgtgtgtttgggtttagggccacaggtaaccagtgtgtggttgggtttagggcca
This genomic interval carries:
- the TRAPPC2L gene encoding trafficking protein particle complex subunit 2-like protein isoform X5; its protein translation is MAVCIAVIAKENYPLYIRSTPTENELKFHYMVHTSLDVVDEKISAMGKALVDQRELYLGLLYPTEDYKVYGYVTNSKVKFVMVVDSSNTALRDNEIRSMFRKLHNSYTDVMCNPFYNPGDRIQSRWALLPVSASSPGGPYFLCLIQSRWALLPVSDPVQVGPTPVSDPVQQGL
- the TRAPPC2L gene encoding trafficking protein particle complex subunit 2-like protein isoform X6, which gives rise to MAVCIAVIAKENYPLYIRSTPTENELKFHYMVHTSLDVVDEKISAMGKALVDQRELYLGLLYPTEDYKVYGYVTNSKVKFVMVVDSSNTALRDNEIRSMFRKLHNSYTDVMCNPFYNPGDRIQSRWALLPVSASSPGGPYFLCLIQSRWALLPVSDPVQVGPTPVSDPVQGL
- the TRAPPC2L gene encoding trafficking protein particle complex subunit 2-like protein isoform X8, giving the protein MAVCIAVIAKENYPLYIRSTPTENELKFHYMVHTSLDVVDEKISAMGKALVDQRELYLGLLYPTEDYKVYGYVTNSKVKFVMVVDSSNTALRDNEIRSMFRKLHNSYTDVMCNPFYNPGDRIQSSPGGPYFLCPHPVQVGPTSCVRSSPGGPYSCVRSSPAGPLITW
- the TRAPPC2L gene encoding trafficking protein particle complex subunit 2-like protein isoform X1; this encodes MAVCIAVIAKENYPLYIRSTPTENELKFHYMVHTSLDVVDEKISAMGKALVDQRELYLGLLYPTEDYKVYGYVTNSKVKFVMVVDSSNTALRDNEIRSMFRKLHNSYTDVMCNPFYNPGDRIQSRWALLPVSASSPGGPYFLCPHPVQVGPTSCVRSSPGGPYSCVRSSPAGPLITW
- the TRAPPC2L gene encoding trafficking protein particle complex subunit 2-like protein isoform X2, with amino-acid sequence MAVCIAVIAKENYPLYIRSTPTENELKFHYMVHTSLDVVDEKISAMGKALVDQRELYLGLLYPTEDYKVYGYVTNSKVKFVMVVDSSNTALRDNEIRSMFRKLHNSYTDVMCNPFYNPGDRIQSRWALLPVSASSPGGPYFLCPHPVQVGPTSCVRSSPGGPYSCVRSSPGPLITW
- the TRAPPC2L gene encoding trafficking protein particle complex subunit 2-like protein isoform X3, translating into MAVCIAVIAKENYPLYIRSTPTENELKFHYMVHTSLDVVDEKISAMGKALVDQRELYLGLLYPTEDYKVYGYVTNSKVKFVMVVDSSNTALRDNEIRSMFRKLHNSYTDVMCNPFYNPGDRIQSRWALLPVSASSPGGPYFLCPIQSRWALLLCPIQSSRAFDNMVTSMMIQVC
- the TRAPPC2L gene encoding trafficking protein particle complex subunit 2-like protein isoform X4, producing MAVCIAVIAKENYPLYIRSTPTENELKFHYMVHTSLDVVDEKISAMGKALVDQRELYLGLLYPTEDYKVYGYVTNSKVKFVMVVDSSNTALRDNEIRSMFRKLHNSYTDVMCNPFYNPGDRIQSRWALLPVSASSPGGPYFLCPIQSRWALLLCPIQSRAFDNMVTSMMIQVC
- the TRAPPC2L gene encoding trafficking protein particle complex subunit 2-like protein isoform X7, which produces MAVCIAVIAKENYPLYIRSTPTENELKFHYMVHTSLDVVDEKISAMGKALVDQRELYLGLLYPTEDYKVYGYVTNSKVKFVMVVDSSNTALRDNEIRSMFRKLHNSYTDVMCNPFYNPGDRIQSRWALLPVSASSPVQVGPTSCVRSSPGGPYSCVRSSPAGPLITW
- the TRAPPC2L gene encoding trafficking protein particle complex subunit 2-like protein isoform X11 gives rise to the protein MAVCIAVIAKENYPLYIRSTPTENELKFHYMVHTSLDVVDEKISAMGKALVDQRELYLGLLYPTEDYKVYGYVTNSKVKFVMVVDSSNTALRDNEIRSMFRKLHNSYTDVMCNPFYNPGDRIQSRWALLPVSASSPGGPYFLCPHPVQVGPTSCVRSSPAGPLITW
- the TRAPPC2L gene encoding trafficking protein particle complex subunit 2-like protein isoform X12; translation: MAVCIAVIAKENYPLYIRSTPTENELKFHYMVHTSLDVVDEKISAMGKALVDQRELYLGLLYPTEDYKVYGYVTNSKVKFVMVVDSSNTALRDNEIRSMFRKLHNSYTDVMCNPFYNPGDRIQSSPGGPYFLCPIQSRWALLLCPIQSSRAFDNMVTSMMIQVC
- the TRAPPC2L gene encoding trafficking protein particle complex subunit 2-like protein isoform X14 produces the protein MAVCIAVIAKENYPLYIRSTPTENELKFHYMVHTSLDVVDEKISAMGKALVDQRELYLGLLYPTEDYKVYGYVTNSKVKFVMVVDSSNTALRDNEIRSMFRKLHNSYTDVMCNPFYNPGDRIQSSPGGPYFLCPIQSRWALLLCPIQSRAFDNMVTSMMIQVC
- the TRAPPC2L gene encoding trafficking protein particle complex subunit 2-like protein isoform X13, with the protein product MAVCIAVIAKENYPLYIRSTPTENELKFHYMVHTSLDVVDEKISAMGKALVDQRELYLGLLYPTEDYKVYGYVTNSKVKFVMVVDSSNTALRDNEIRSMFRKLHNSYTDVMCNPFYNPGDRIQSRWALLPVSASSPGGPYFLCPIQSSRAFDNMVTSMMIQVC
- the TRAPPC2L gene encoding trafficking protein particle complex subunit 2-like protein isoform X19 translates to MAVCIAVIAKENYPLYIRSTPTENELKFHYMVHTSLDVVDEKISAMGKALVDQRELYLGLLYPTEDYKVYGYVTNSKVKFVMVVDSSNTALRDNEIRSMFRKLHNSYTDVMCNPFYNPGDRIQSSRAFDNMVTSMMIQVC
- the TRAPPC2L gene encoding trafficking protein particle complex subunit 2-like protein isoform X9, whose protein sequence is MAVCIAVIAKENYPLYIRSTPTENELKFHYMVHTSLDVVDEKISAMGKALVDQRELYLGLLYPTEDYKVYGYVTNSKVKFVMVVDSSNTALRDNEIRSMFRKLHNSYTDVMCNPFYNPGDRIQSRWALLPVSASSPGGPYFLCPIQSRWALLSVSCFLLSVGPALPF
- the TRAPPC2L gene encoding trafficking protein particle complex subunit 2-like protein isoform X15; protein product: MAVCIAVIAKENYPLYIRSTPTENELKFHYMVHTSLDVVDEKISAMGKALVDQRELYLGLLYPTEDYKVYGYVTNSKVKFVMVVDSSNTALRDNEIRSMFRKLHNSYTDVMCNPFYNPGDRIQSRWALLPVSASSPGGLYSRVRIQSRAFDNMVTSMMIQVC